Proteins co-encoded in one Arachis hypogaea cultivar Tifrunner chromosome 13, arahy.Tifrunner.gnm2.J5K5, whole genome shotgun sequence genomic window:
- the LOC112737715 gene encoding phosphomevalonate kinase, peroxisomal isoform X3 — protein sequence MYLMVAAQALPAPEVISDILNGNWDHERTEFSLPPLMTLLPGEPGTGGSSTPSMVGAVKKWQKSDPQKSLDTWRRLSEANSQLEIQLNFLSKLAKEQWDAYKSVIDSCSKLRSEKWIEQASEPNKEAVIKALLGAKEAMLGIRYHMRLMGEAAGVPIKPESQTKLLDATLNLEGVLLAGVPGAGGFDAVFAVTLGDSSSNVTKTWSSLNVLALLVKEDPCGVSLESADPRTNEITSAVS from the exons ATGTATTTGATG GTTGCAGCACAAGCATTGCCTGCACCAGAAGTTATCAGTGACATTCTGAATGGAAACTGGGACCATGAGAGGACTGAGTTCTCTTTACCACCTTTGATGACTCTG TTACCAGGAGAACCAGGAACTGGTGGTTCATCTACGCCATCAATGGTTGGTGCTGTAAAAAAATGGCAAAAGTCTGACCCTCAGAAATCCTTGGACACATGGAGAAGATTGTCAGAGGCGAATTCGCAGTTAGAAATTCAACTGAACTTTTTGAGTAAATTAGCAAAGGAACAATGGGATGCATATAAATCTGTGATTGATAGCTGTAGCAAGCTCAGATCAGAAAAG TGGATAGAGCAAGCTTCTGAACCCAACAAGGAAGCAGTTATTAAAGCATTGCTAGGTGCAAAAGAAGCTATGCTTGGGATTAGATATCATATGCGCCTAATGGGTGAGGCTGCAGGTGTTCCT ATTAAACCAGAATCACAAACAAAACTTTTAGATGCTACACTGAACTTGGAAGGAGTGTTGTTGGCTGGAGTTCCAGGAGCAGGAGGATTTGATGCTGTTTTTGCTGTTACTTTGGGAGATTCAAGCAGCAATGTGACAAAAACATGGAGCTCACTCAATGTTCTTGCCCTTCTGGTTAAAGAAGATCCTTGTGGCGTTTCTTTAGAAAGTGCTGACCCTAGAACAAATGAAATCACTTCAGCTGTATCTTAA
- the LOC112737715 gene encoding phosphomevalonate kinase, peroxisomal isoform X2 — MDPHVGTNIDKPPSSASSFSLQLLLLPYSWLKVAAQALPAPEVISDILNGNWDHERTEFSLPPLMTLLPGEPGTGGSSTPSMVGAVKKWQKSDPQKSLDTWRRLSEANSQLEIQLNFLSKLAKEQWDAYKSVIDSCSKLRSEKWIEQASEPNKEAVIKALLGAKEAMLGIRYHMRLMGEAAGVPIKPESQTKLLDATLNLEGVLLAGVPGAGGFDAVFAVTLGDSSSNVTKTWSSLNVLALLVKEDPCGVSLESADPRTNEITSAVS, encoded by the exons ATGGATCCTCATGTTGGCACAAATATAGACAAACCACCTTCATCAGCATCTTCATTCTCTTTGCAGCTTCTTCTACTTCCTTATTCATGGCTCAAG GTTGCAGCACAAGCATTGCCTGCACCAGAAGTTATCAGTGACATTCTGAATGGAAACTGGGACCATGAGAGGACTGAGTTCTCTTTACCACCTTTGATGACTCTG TTACCAGGAGAACCAGGAACTGGTGGTTCATCTACGCCATCAATGGTTGGTGCTGTAAAAAAATGGCAAAAGTCTGACCCTCAGAAATCCTTGGACACATGGAGAAGATTGTCAGAGGCGAATTCGCAGTTAGAAATTCAACTGAACTTTTTGAGTAAATTAGCAAAGGAACAATGGGATGCATATAAATCTGTGATTGATAGCTGTAGCAAGCTCAGATCAGAAAAG TGGATAGAGCAAGCTTCTGAACCCAACAAGGAAGCAGTTATTAAAGCATTGCTAGGTGCAAAAGAAGCTATGCTTGGGATTAGATATCATATGCGCCTAATGGGTGAGGCTGCAGGTGTTCCT ATTAAACCAGAATCACAAACAAAACTTTTAGATGCTACACTGAACTTGGAAGGAGTGTTGTTGGCTGGAGTTCCAGGAGCAGGAGGATTTGATGCTGTTTTTGCTGTTACTTTGGGAGATTCAAGCAGCAATGTGACAAAAACATGGAGCTCACTCAATGTTCTTGCCCTTCTGGTTAAAGAAGATCCTTGTGGCGTTTCTTTAGAAAGTGCTGACCCTAGAACAAATGAAATCACTTCAGCTGTATCTTAA
- the LOC112737715 gene encoding phosphomevalonate kinase, peroxisomal isoform X1 — translation MGMNGSSCWHKYRQTTFISIFILFAASSTSLFMAQGRAMSNVIEVSQVAAQALPAPEVISDILNGNWDHERTEFSLPPLMTLLPGEPGTGGSSTPSMVGAVKKWQKSDPQKSLDTWRRLSEANSQLEIQLNFLSKLAKEQWDAYKSVIDSCSKLRSEKWIEQASEPNKEAVIKALLGAKEAMLGIRYHMRLMGEAAGVPIKPESQTKLLDATLNLEGVLLAGVPGAGGFDAVFAVTLGDSSSNVTKTWSSLNVLALLVKEDPCGVSLESADPRTNEITSAVS, via the exons ATGGGAATGAATGGATCCTCATGTTGGCACAAATATAGACAAACCACCTTCATCAGCATCTTCATTCTCTTTGCAGCTTCTTCTACTTCCTTATTCATGGCTCAAG GAAGAGCAATGTCCAATGTAATTGAAGTTTCCCAG GTTGCAGCACAAGCATTGCCTGCACCAGAAGTTATCAGTGACATTCTGAATGGAAACTGGGACCATGAGAGGACTGAGTTCTCTTTACCACCTTTGATGACTCTG TTACCAGGAGAACCAGGAACTGGTGGTTCATCTACGCCATCAATGGTTGGTGCTGTAAAAAAATGGCAAAAGTCTGACCCTCAGAAATCCTTGGACACATGGAGAAGATTGTCAGAGGCGAATTCGCAGTTAGAAATTCAACTGAACTTTTTGAGTAAATTAGCAAAGGAACAATGGGATGCATATAAATCTGTGATTGATAGCTGTAGCAAGCTCAGATCAGAAAAG TGGATAGAGCAAGCTTCTGAACCCAACAAGGAAGCAGTTATTAAAGCATTGCTAGGTGCAAAAGAAGCTATGCTTGGGATTAGATATCATATGCGCCTAATGGGTGAGGCTGCAGGTGTTCCT ATTAAACCAGAATCACAAACAAAACTTTTAGATGCTACACTGAACTTGGAAGGAGTGTTGTTGGCTGGAGTTCCAGGAGCAGGAGGATTTGATGCTGTTTTTGCTGTTACTTTGGGAGATTCAAGCAGCAATGTGACAAAAACATGGAGCTCACTCAATGTTCTTGCCCTTCTGGTTAAAGAAGATCCTTGTGGCGTTTCTTTAGAAAGTGCTGACCCTAGAACAAATGAAATCACTTCAGCTGTATCTTAA